A section of the Bombus huntii isolate Logan2020A chromosome 5, iyBomHunt1.1, whole genome shotgun sequence genome encodes:
- the LOC126865565 gene encoding myosin heavy chain, muscle isoform X22 — protein sequence MPKPKPQEGEDPDPTPYLFVSLEQKRIDQTKPYDAKKACWVPDEKEGYVLGEIKATKGDIVSVTLPGGESKDFKKDQLQQVNPPKYEKAEDMSNLTYLNDASVLHNLKQRYYAKLIYTYSGLFCVAINPYKRFPVYTHRCAKLYRGKRRNEVPPHIFAISDGAYVNMLTNSENQSMLITGESGAGKTENTKKVIAYFATVGASTKKADDTSQKKGSLEDQVVQTNPVLEAFGNAKTVRNDNSSRFGKFIRIHFGPTGKLAGADIETYLLEKARVISQQALERSYHIFYQMMSGSVPGLKEMCCLSNDIHEYYFVSQGKTTIPNVDDGEECTLTDQAFDVLGFTQEEKNDIYKITAAVMHMGGMKFKQRGREEQAEADGTEEGERVAKLLGCDCADLYKNLLKPRIKVGNEFVTQGRNKDQVAYSVGAMSKAMFDRLFKWLVKKCNETLDTQQKRQHFIGVLDIAGFEIFDYNGFEQLCINFTNEKLQQFFNHHMFVLEQEEYKKEGIVWQFIDFGMDLAACIELIEKPMGILSILEEESMFPKATDKTFEEKLNNNHLGKSPNFLKPKPPKPGQQAAHFAIGHYAGNVPYNITGWLEKNKDPLNDTVVDQFKKSSNKLLVEIFADHPGQSGDAGGGGGAKGGRGKKGGGFSTVSSSYREQLNNLMTTLRATQPHFVRCIIPNEMKQPGVIDSHLVMHQLTCNGVLEGIRICRKGFPNRMVYPDFKLRYMILAPAAMASESDPKKAAQKCFDEIGLDPENYRIGHTKVFFRAGVLGQMEELRDERLSKIVSWMQAYIRGYLSRKDYKKLQDQRLALVVVQRNLRKYLQIRTWPWWKLWQKVKPLLNVTRIEDELAALEEKARKAQEAFEKEEKLRKELEEQNTKLVSERNALQRQLDGEKGSLSEYMEKSLKLAAQKADIESQLQDLNDRFKEEEDARNNLFQNKKKLEQEVAGLKKDIEDLELNLQKSEQDKATKDHQIRNLNDEIAHQDELINKLNKEKKNQGEVNQKTAEELQAAEDKVNHLNKVKVKLEHTLDELEDSLEREKKSRADVEKAKRKVEGDLKLTQEAVADLERNKKELEQTIQRKDKELSSLTAKLEDEQSLVGKLQKQIKELQARIEELEEEIEAERGSRVKAEKQRSDLARELEELGERLEEAGGATSAQIELNKKREAELSKLRRDLEEANIQHEATLASLRKKHNDAVAEMGEQIDTLNKLKARVEKDKVQYFSELNDMRASVDQLSNEKAAQEKIVKQLQHQLNETQGKLEEVNRTLNDFDAAKKKLSIENSDLLRQLEEAESQVSQLSKIKISLTTQLEDTKRLADEESRERATLLGKFRNLEHDLDNIREQVEEEAEGKADLQRQLSKANAEAQLWRTKYESEGVARAEELEEAKRKLQARLAEAEETIESLNQKVIALEKTKQRLSTEVEDLQIEVDRATAIANAAEKKQKAFDKIIGEWKLKVDDLAAELDASQKECRNYSTELFRLRGAYEEGQEQLEAVRRENKNLADEVKDLLDQIGEGGRNIHEIEKARKRLEAEKDELQAALEEAEAALEQEENKVLRSQLELSQVRQEIDRRIQEKEEEFENTRKNHQRALDSMQASLEAEAKGKAEALRMKKKLEADINELEIALDHANKANAEAQKNIKRYQQQLKDVQTALEEEQRARDEARELLGISERRANALQNELEESRTLLEQADRGRRQAEQELADCHEQLNELGAQNASISAAKRKLEAELQTLHSDLDELLNEAKNSEEKAKKAMVDAARLADELRAEQDHAQTQEKLRKALETQIKELQVRLDEAEANALKGGKKAIQKLEQRVRELENELDGEQRRHADAQKNLRKSERRIKELSFQADEDRKNHERMQDLVDKLQQKIKTYKRQIEEAEEIAALNLAKFRKAQQELEEAEERADLAEQAITKFRTKGRGGSAARGLSPAPHRPAFKPQLDGSAFPPRFDLQPDGEL from the exons AGCAAGGACTTCAAAAAGGACCAGCTGCAGCAAGTAAATCCACCGAAATATGAAAAAGCCGAGGATATGTCGAATTTAACTTACCTCAACGATGCTTCGGTCCTCCACAATTTGAAACAACGTTATTACGCCAAACTCATCTAC ACGTACTCTGGCCTCTTCTGTGTAGCTATCAATCCCTACAAAAGATTTCCCGTATATACTCATAGATGCGCCAAACTTTATCGAGGCAAAAGACGTAACGAAGTGCCACCGCACATTTTTGCCATTTCTGATGGAGCCTATGTCAATATGCTTACCA ACAGTGAAAATCAATCCATGTTGATTACCGGCGAATCTGGTGCCGGAAAAACTGAGAACACGAAGAAAGTAATCGCGTATTTCGCCACTGTCGGTGCCTCGACTAAGAAAGCCGACGACACTTCCCAGAAGAAAGGTTCCCTGGAAGATCAGGTGGTGCAAACCAATCCTGTCTTGGAAGCGTTCGGTAATGCTAAAACCGTCCGTAATGACAACTCCTCGCGTTTC GGTAAATTCATCCGTATTCACTTTGGCCCCACTGGAAAATTGGCTGGTGCCGATATCGAGACCT ATCTATTGGAGAAAGCTCGTGTCATCTCTCAACAGGCTCTTGAACGTTCTTATCACATCTTCTACCAAATGATGTCAGGCTCGGTCCCCGGTTTGAAGG AAATGTGCTGCCTCTCGAATGACATCCACGAGTACTACTTCGTCTCTCAAGGCAAGACTACGATTCCAAATGTCGACGACGGCGAGGAGTGTACTTTGACCGAC CAAGCTTTCGATGTATTGGGCTTCACTcaagaagaaaagaacgaCATTTACAAGATCACCGCTGCTGTCATGCACATGGGTGGTATGAAGTTCAAGCAAAGAGGTCGCGAAGAACAAGCCGAAGCCGACGGAACCGAG GAAGGTGAACGTGTCGCCAAACTGCTTGGTTGCGACTGTGCCGATCTTTACAAGAACTTGTTGAAACCAAGGATCAAGGTCGGTAACGAGTTCGTAACACAAGGTCGTAACAAGGATCAAGTAGCATATTCGGTGGGTGCCATGTCGAAGGCCATGTTCGACAGGCTGTTTAAATGGTTGGTCAAAAAATGTAACGAAACCCTGGACACGCAACAAAAGAGGCAACATTTCATCGGTGTACTGGATATCGCCGGTTTTGAAATCTTCGAC TATAATGGTTTCGAGCAACTGTGTATCAACTTCACCAATGAGAAACTGCAACAATTCTTCAATCATCACATGTTTGTCCTTGAGCAAGAGGAGTATAAGAAAGAGGGTATCGTCTGGCAATTCATTGACTTCGGAATGGACTTGGCTGCCTGTATCGAGCTGATCGAGAAG CCTATGGGTATCCTCTCCATTCTTGAAGAAGAATCTATGTTCCCGAAAGCCACTGACAAGACCTTCGAGGAGAAATTGAACAACAATCACCTTGGCAAGAGTCCTAACTTCTTGAAGCCTAAACCGCCGAAACCAGGCCAGCAAGCAGCTCACTTTGCTATCGGCCATTATGCCGGAAAT GTACCATACAACATCACGGGTTGGCTGGAAAAGAACAAGGACCCGTTGAACGACACTGTTGTGGATCAGTTCAAGAAATCCAGTAATAAACTGCTGGTCGAGATCTTCGCTGACCATCCTGGACAGTCTGGTGATGCCGGTGGCGGCGGCGGTGCGAAAGGTGGACGTGGTAAGAAGGGCGGTGGCTTCTCGACGGTATCATCGTCCTATAGGGAACAATTGAACAACCTGATGACTACTCTGAGAGCTACCCAACCACACTTCGTCCGTTGTATCATCCCCAACGAAATGAAGCAGCCGGGTGTCATAGATTCTCATCTCGTCATGCATCAGTTGACTTGTAACGGTGTACTTGAAGGCATCCGTATTTGTCGTAAAGGATTCCCCAACAGAATGGTCTATCCTGACTTCAAGCTACG TTACATGATCTTAGCGCCGGCCGCGATGGCCTCTGAGTCGGATCCAAAGAAAGCCGCTCAGAAATGTTTCGATGAAATTGGCCTTGATCCGGAAAACTACAGGATTGGTCATACTAAG GTGTTCTTCCGTGCCGGAGTCCTGGGTCAGATGGAAGAACTTCGTGACGAGCGACTTAGCAAAATCGTATCTTGGATGCAAGCCTACATCAGAGGTTACTTGTCCAGAAAAGACTACAAGAAACTGCAAGATCAACGTTTGGCATTGGTCGTCGTACAAAGGAACTTGAGGAAATACTTGCAAATTCGTACTTGGCCATGGTGGAAATTGTGGCAGAAAGTTAAGCCCCTTCTCAACGTTACTCGTATCGAGGACGAGCTTGCC GCGCTCGAGGAGAAAGCGAGAAAAGCTCAGGAAGCCTtcgaaaaggaagagaaactGCGCAAGGAACTCGAAGAGCAGAACACGAAACTTGTCTCCGAAAGGAATGCCTTGCAGCGACAACTGGATGGTGAAAAAGGTTCCCTCTCGGAATATATGGAGAAATCTCTGAAATTGGCCGCTCAGAAAGCCGATATCGAGTCACAACTTCAG GATCTGAATGACAGAttcaaagaagaagaagatgcCAGGAACAATCTCTTCCAAAATAAGAAGAAACTCGAACAAGAAGTGGCAGGTCTAAAGAAAGACATTGAGGACCTCGAGCTTAACCTACAGAAATCAGAGCAAGATAAGGCGACGAAGGACCACCAGATCCGTAATTTGAACGACGAGATCGCTCATCAAGACGAACTGATCAATAAATTgaacaaagagaaaaagaatcaAGGTGAAGTTAATCAGAAAACTGCCGAAGAGCTTCAAGCTGCCGAAGATAAAGTCAATCACTTGAACAAAGTCAAAGTCAAACTCGAGCACACTCTTGACGAACTCGAAGATTCCCTCGAACGTGAAAAGAAATCACG AGCCGACGTAGAGAAAGCTAAACGAAAGGTGGAAGGCGACTTGAAACTTACACAGGAAGCTGTTGCTGACCTCGAGAGAAATAAGAAGGAACTCGAACAAACCATTCAACGTAAGGACAAGGAATTATCGTCTTTGACCGCTAAACTTGAAGACGAGCAGTCGTTAGTAGGCAAATTACAGAAACAAATTAAGGAATTACAAGCCCGTATCGAAGAACTGGAAGAAGAG ATCGAAGCTGAGCGTGGTTCTCGCGTGAAAGCTGAGAAACAGCGCAGTGACTTGGCACGAGAACTCGAGGAACTTGGTGAACGTCTCGAGGAAGCTGGCGGTGCCACCTCTGCTCAAATTGAACTCAACAAGAAGAGAGAAGCCGAACTTAGCAAGCTGCGCAGAGACCTCGAGGAAGCCAACATTCAACACGAAGCCACTCTTGCGAGTTTACGCAAAAAGCACAACGATGCCGTTGCCGAAATGGGAGAACAAATTGATACGCTTAACAAACTCAAGGCCAG AGTTGAAAAGGACAAGGTTCAATACTTCAGCGAATTAAACGACATGCGCGCGTCGGTAGATCAACTAAGCAACGAGAAG GCTGCCCAAGAAAAGATCGTGAAACAATTGCAACACCAATTAAACGAAACCCAAGGAAAACTGGAGGAAGTGAACCGTACTCTGAATGACTTCGATGCTGCGAAGAAGAAACTGTCGATCGAAAACAGTGATCTGCTACGACAATTAGAGGAAGCCGAATCGCAAGTAAGTCAGCTTTCGAAGATCAAGATTTCGCTGACAACGCAGCTCGAAGACACGAAACGATTGGCTGACGAAGAATCGAGAGAACGCGCTACTCTCCTTGGCAAATTCCGTAACTTGGAACACGATTTGGATAACATTCGTGAACAAGTGGAAGAGGAAGCCGAAGGTAAAGCGGATCTTCAGAGGCAACTTAGCAAGGCAAACGCGGAGGCACAATTATGGCGCACGAAATACGAATCTGAGGGCGTTGCGAGAGCGGAAGAACTCGAGGAAGCTAAGAGGAAGCTGCAGGCACGGTTGGCCGAAGCGGAGGAAACCATCGAATCCCTCAACCAAAAGGTTATCGCTCTCGAGAAGACGAAACAGAGATTGTCGACGGAGGTAGAGGACTTACAGATCGAAGTGGATCGCGCGACCGCGATCGCCAACGCCGCCGAAAAGAAACAGAAGGCCTTCGATAAGATTATCGGCGAATGGAAACTCAAAGTGGACGATCTCGCCGCCGAACTCGATGCCAGTCAGAAGGAATGCCGTAATTACAGCACGGAATTGTTCAGGCTCAGAG GTGCGTACGAAGAAGGTCAGGAACAGTTGGAAGCAGTGCGTCGCGAGAACAAGAATCTAGCCGACGAAGTAAAAGACCTCTTGGATCAAATTGGCGAAGGTGGACGCAATATTCACGAGATCGAAAAAGCCAGGAAGCGCCTGGAGGCTGAAAAGGATGAACTTCAAGCTGCTCTGGAAGAAGCAGAGGCCGCTTTGGAACAAGAAGAGAACAAAGTATTGCGCAGTCAACTTGAACTGAGTCAAGTCAGACAAGAAATCGACCGACGTATCCAGGAGAAGGAAGAGGAATTCGAAAATACCAGAAAGAATCACCAACGTGCTCTCGATTCTATGCAGGCATCGCTCGAAGCTGAAGCTAAG GGCAAGGCCGAGGCTTTGCGCATGAAGAAAAAACTGGAAGCAGATATAAACGAATTGGAGATCGCCCTGGATCATGCGAACAAAGCGAATGCCGAAGCTCAAAAGAACATCAAGAGATACCAACAGCAGCTGAAGGATGTCCAGACCGCGCTCGAGGAAGAACAACGAGCTCGCGACGAAGCGAGAGAACTTCTTGGAATTTCGGAACGCCGGGCGAACGCGCTTCAGAACGAACTCGAAGAAAGCCGTACTCTTCTCGAACAAGCGGACCGCGGACGTCGCCAGGCTGAACAAGAATTGGCCGACTGCCACGAGCAACTCAACGAACTAGGTGCTCAGAACGCTTCCATCTCTGCTGCCAAGAGAAAACTCGAGGCTGAGCTGCAAACCCTTCAC tCTGACTTGGACGAATTGTTGAACGAAGCAAAGAACTCTGAGGAGAAAGCAAAGAAAGCCATGGTTGATGCCGCTAGATTAGCCGACGAACTTCGAGCCGAACAAGATCATGCTCAAACGCAAGAGAAGCTTCGCAAAGCACTCGAAACTCAGATCAAGGAACTCCAGGTGCGTCTCGACGAAGCTGAAGCGAATGCCCTGAAAGGTGGTAAGAAGGCAATTCAAAAACTCGAACAACGTGTTCGTGAATTGGAGAACGAACTCGATGGAGAACAGAGGAGACACGCTGACGCTCAGAAGAATCTTCGCAAGTCCGAACGTCGCATCAAGGAACTCAGCTTCCAG GCTGATGAGGACCGCAAGAACCATGAGCGCATGCAAGACCTTGTCGATAAGCTTCAACAGAAGATCAAGACCTACAAGAGGCAGATCGAGGAAGCTGAAGAAATCGCTGCTTTGAATCTCGCGAAATTCCGCAAAGCGCAACAAGAGCTCGAGGAGGCAGAGGAAAGGGCGGACCTGGCTGAACAGGCAATTACCAAGTTCCGTACTAAAGGACGCGGAGGAAGTGCTGCGCGCGGACTGAGCCCAGCG CCACACCGACCTGCGTTCAAACCCCAATTGGATGGTTCCGCATTCCCGCCACGCTTCGACCTGCAGCCCGATGGTGAACTGTAA